One window from the genome of Phycisphaerales bacterium encodes:
- the typA gene encoding translational GTPase TypA, with the protein MIGYVPNAYLDKMLHTADPNLRNVAIIAHVDHGKTTLVDSLLDYCGSLSGDRNQAECILDSDPLERERGITITSKNCAVTYRPQDGEHAGQTIRVNLIDTPGHADFGGEVERVLKMADGVLLLVDALEGPMPQTRFVLGKALELNHPLIVVINKCDRPNARPDSVINEVFDLLVALDADDERLDFPVIYASGRDGWTSRDESASEGDMKPLLNAIIEHLPAPVGYADVPLQMLIASQDYSPYAGRIAIGRVFAGAISSGQAVTICHENEQRRARAQKIYRFKDLGKTPAELVSVGDLCAVEGIGDFEIGDTIACPDVPHPIARIAVDEPTLHMLFRINDSPNSGQDGQYVTSRQLSERLQRELRSNLALRVEPGETSEEFKVSGRGLLHLGILLENMRREGYELTVGRPKVIEKEIDGLKCEPIELLTIDVDQDNVGAAMELLGSRGGEVQKLDQRGDRMYVECEIPSRGLIGLRSHLLTATGGEAVMYHCFQRYAPVRSKIFRRPNGVMVATQAGQATTYALLNLSQRGVMFAQNQDVIYGGQLVGENSRDNDLGVNVVKGKAFSNVREANKEATVTLKAPKLFTLEGALEYIEDDELVEITPKAIRLRKRILDENKRKQLSRNRE; encoded by the coding sequence TTGATTGGGTATGTACCCAATGCATATTTAGACAAAATGCTTCATACCGCTGATCCTAATCTTCGCAATGTGGCAATCATTGCTCACGTCGACCATGGTAAGACCACGCTTGTCGATTCTTTGCTTGATTACTGCGGCTCGCTTTCTGGTGATCGCAATCAGGCTGAGTGTATTCTGGATTCTGATCCACTAGAGCGAGAGCGTGGTATCACGATTACTTCGAAAAATTGTGCTGTTACCTATCGCCCCCAAGATGGCGAGCATGCAGGCCAGACGATTCGTGTTAACTTGATTGATACCCCGGGCCATGCTGATTTTGGTGGTGAAGTTGAGCGCGTTCTTAAAATGGCCGATGGCGTGTTGTTGCTTGTCGATGCTCTGGAAGGTCCGATGCCACAAACACGATTTGTGTTGGGTAAGGCGCTCGAACTGAATCATCCTTTGATCGTCGTGATCAATAAGTGTGATAGACCTAATGCTCGGCCAGATAGTGTGATCAATGAGGTGTTTGATCTGTTGGTTGCATTGGATGCAGATGATGAGAGACTCGATTTCCCAGTCATTTATGCTTCTGGTCGTGATGGATGGACATCTCGAGATGAGAGCGCTTCCGAAGGCGATATGAAGCCGCTACTCAATGCCATTATTGAGCACCTTCCAGCACCGGTTGGCTATGCTGATGTGCCTTTACAGATGTTGATCGCAAGCCAGGATTACTCCCCCTATGCAGGTCGCATTGCGATTGGCCGAGTTTTTGCAGGTGCTATTTCATCTGGCCAGGCGGTCACGATTTGTCATGAGAATGAGCAACGACGCGCACGAGCCCAGAAGATCTATCGATTCAAGGATCTGGGCAAAACGCCAGCCGAGTTGGTTTCTGTTGGCGACCTTTGCGCCGTTGAGGGTATTGGTGACTTCGAGATTGGTGACACGATTGCATGTCCTGATGTACCACATCCAATTGCTCGGATTGCTGTTGATGAGCCAACGTTGCACATGCTCTTTCGGATTAATGACTCGCCGAACTCTGGCCAGGACGGTCAATATGTAACATCCCGTCAGTTATCAGAGCGATTGCAGCGGGAGCTACGATCCAATCTTGCTTTGCGAGTTGAGCCCGGTGAAACATCAGAGGAATTCAAGGTCTCCGGTCGTGGCTTGCTGCATCTTGGCATTCTGCTTGAGAACATGCGCCGTGAAGGTTACGAACTGACTGTCGGGCGGCCGAAGGTTATTGAGAAAGAGATTGATGGACTCAAGTGTGAGCCAATTGAATTACTGACCATTGATGTTGATCAAGATAACGTTGGTGCAGCGATGGAATTGTTAGGAAGTCGCGGTGGAGAGGTACAAAAACTCGACCAGCGCGGCGATCGAATGTACGTTGAGTGTGAGATTCCTTCGCGAGGTCTTATTGGCCTGCGGAGTCACTTGCTTACAGCCACCGGTGGTGAGGCCGTTATGTACCATTGTTTTCAGCGGTACGCACCAGTTCGATCAAAGATATTCCGGCGTCCCAATGGGGTGATGGTGGCGACACAAGCAGGGCAGGCAACAACCTATGCGCTTTTGAATTTATCCCAACGCGGTGTGATGTTTGCTCAAAATCAAGATGTGATCTATGGCGGGCAACTTGTTGGTGAAAATAGCCGCGACAACGATCTTGGCGTCAATGTGGTCAAAGGCAAAGCATTTTCCAATGTTCGCGAAGCAAATAAAGAAGCCACGGTCACGCTTAAGGCGCCAAAGCTCTTTACCCTGGAAGGCGCTTTGGAATACATCGAGGATGATGAGCTGGTTGAAATTACGCCCAAAGCCATTCGACTCCGCAAGCGGATTCTCGATGAGAACAAGCGCAAGCAGCTCAGTCGTAATCGCGAATAG
- the folP gene encoding dihydropteroate synthase: protein MPTEVSHLEPSQTWSVAPSQTLSLDRHRLMGIVNVTPDSFSDGGRWLDSKAAVDHGLSMVEQGAAILDVGGESSRPGAERVLPDQQISRVKPVIEGLSKQTQALISIDTTSSVVAQAALDAGAIIINDISGGTEDTQMLPLAAKAGCGLILMHRLVASNQDHYAHQHPTPPEYEGGVVEAVQSHLSSLAEAALAAGIEHGAIVLDPGLGFGKDVEQNLALVRSTDRLSSLGYPLLSGASRKSFLGAMINQADPVRRDTASVAVSVLHYQAGVRLFRVHNVAAHEEALKIIASLDAIGSGSDSC from the coding sequence ATGCCAACAGAAGTCTCCCATCTTGAGCCCAGCCAAACATGGTCCGTGGCGCCGAGCCAGACACTGAGCTTGGATCGGCACCGGCTCATGGGCATTGTGAACGTGACCCCAGATAGTTTTTCAGATGGTGGTCGCTGGCTCGATTCCAAAGCGGCGGTCGATCATGGTTTGTCTATGGTCGAACAAGGTGCAGCGATCCTCGATGTCGGGGGAGAGTCATCACGGCCTGGAGCCGAGCGCGTGTTACCCGATCAACAGATCAGTCGGGTCAAGCCTGTCATCGAAGGTCTCTCAAAGCAAACACAGGCGCTGATTTCAATCGATACAACCAGTAGTGTGGTTGCTCAGGCGGCGTTGGATGCTGGGGCGATTATTATCAACGATATTTCTGGTGGTACTGAAGACACCCAAATGCTACCTCTGGCAGCGAAGGCTGGCTGTGGCTTGATACTGATGCACCGTCTGGTCGCCTCCAATCAGGATCATTATGCTCATCAGCATCCCACGCCACCTGAATATGAGGGTGGTGTGGTCGAAGCAGTGCAATCGCACTTATCTTCCCTGGCAGAAGCCGCTTTAGCTGCTGGAATTGAGCATGGTGCGATCGTCCTCGATCCTGGGCTTGGTTTTGGAAAGGACGTCGAGCAGAACCTTGCTCTCGTACGTTCTACAGATCGATTATCAAGCCTGGGGTATCCGCTGCTCTCAGGGGCCAGTCGTAAGAGCTTCTTAGGCGCCATGATCAACCAGGCAGACCCAGTTCGCCGTGATACGGCCTCAGTTGCGGTTAGCGTGCTTCATTACCAGGCAGGGGTCCGCCTCTTTCGGGTCCATAATGTGGCCGCCCATGAGGAAGCGCTGAAGATTATCGCATCTCTTGATGCGATTGGCTCCGGGAGTGATTCCTGCTGA
- the glmS gene encoding glutamine--fructose-6-phosphate transaminase (isomerizing) — MCGIVAYIGNKPALPVLLEGLKQLEYRGYDSAGVALLMDELTLLKTAGRVRVLEEVITASNAPVTGTLGIAHTRWATHGEPTDQNAHPHMDDQAKGHGIALIHNGIIENYRALKTYLEDRGHVFISDTDTEVLTHLIGELYDGDLEAAVQAALREVTGAYAIAVICKTEPDVLVVARKGSPLMVGVGKDEYIVASDSSAIVAHTTQAFTLDDYTVARLTRDSFRTTTVDNVPITPQVRELEFDLEQIELGQYDHFMQKEIHEQAQALRMCLKGRADSREGKIVLGGLADLARTLVKARRIIFVGQGTAFHAAMVGEYLMEDLAKIPCEVEFSSEFRYRNPIIEEGTVVIALSQSGETADTLAAIQEAHARGATTLGIVNVVGSSLARETDAGVYLRVGPEIGVASTKAFLGQLMTATMIAAFIGRRRFLSHEYVSNLMQDLEAIPDHIQRVVDQSDHIRSVTERYVSRENWLFLGRGYNYPVALEGALKLKEISYIHAEGMPAAEMKHGPIALIDNGMPVVFVAPRNSQYDKVISNIEEVRSRGGHVIAVATEGDESIRDHCEDVFYVPAVPEPLQPMLTVVPLQLLAYHAAVLRGKDVDKPRNLAKSVTVE; from the coding sequence ATGTGCGGAATCGTCGCTTATATCGGAAATAAACCAGCATTACCTGTGCTTCTTGAGGGACTCAAGCAACTTGAGTACCGGGGCTATGACTCCGCCGGCGTCGCTTTACTCATGGATGAACTGACACTGCTCAAAACTGCTGGGCGCGTCCGTGTGCTAGAGGAAGTGATCACAGCATCAAATGCCCCCGTAACCGGCACACTCGGCATTGCCCACACACGATGGGCCACTCATGGCGAACCAACTGATCAGAATGCACATCCCCACATGGATGATCAAGCCAAGGGGCATGGCATAGCGTTGATTCATAATGGCATTATCGAAAACTACCGGGCACTTAAGACCTACCTTGAAGACCGGGGTCATGTTTTCATATCTGATACTGATACCGAAGTTCTGACCCATCTCATTGGTGAGTTATACGATGGAGATCTTGAAGCCGCCGTCCAAGCGGCGCTGCGTGAAGTCACCGGTGCGTATGCCATCGCTGTCATCTGCAAAACAGAGCCTGATGTGCTTGTCGTGGCAAGAAAGGGATCGCCATTGATGGTTGGCGTAGGCAAGGATGAGTACATCGTTGCCTCAGATTCGAGTGCTATTGTGGCTCATACCACACAAGCTTTTACACTCGATGATTACACCGTTGCACGACTCACCAGAGATTCCTTTCGCACCACCACGGTGGACAATGTTCCAATCACACCACAAGTACGTGAGCTCGAATTTGATCTTGAACAGATTGAACTTGGTCAATATGACCACTTCATGCAGAAAGAGATCCATGAGCAAGCACAAGCACTACGCATGTGCCTCAAAGGGCGAGCCGACTCTCGTGAAGGGAAAATTGTATTAGGTGGACTTGCTGACCTTGCTCGCACACTTGTCAAAGCTCGACGCATCATCTTTGTGGGCCAGGGAACAGCATTTCATGCTGCCATGGTCGGCGAGTATCTCATGGAGGATCTCGCCAAGATCCCCTGCGAGGTCGAGTTCTCGAGCGAGTTTCGTTACCGCAACCCTATTATCGAAGAGGGCACAGTCGTCATTGCGCTCAGTCAATCAGGCGAGACCGCTGACACACTTGCAGCCATTCAGGAAGCACATGCTCGCGGCGCCACAACACTTGGAATTGTCAATGTTGTCGGATCCTCCCTCGCTCGCGAGACTGATGCCGGCGTTTATCTGCGGGTTGGCCCAGAGATTGGAGTTGCTTCAACAAAGGCGTTCCTTGGCCAGCTCATGACCGCAACCATGATTGCTGCGTTTATTGGGCGACGTCGATTCCTCTCACATGAATACGTTTCTAACCTGATGCAGGATCTAGAAGCAATTCCTGATCATATTCAGCGTGTTGTTGATCAAAGTGACCACATTCGTTCGGTCACAGAACGATATGTCAGCCGCGAAAACTGGCTCTTCCTTGGACGTGGCTATAACTATCCAGTGGCTCTTGAGGGCGCGCTAAAGCTCAAGGAAATTAGCTATATCCATGCAGAAGGCATGCCCGCTGCAGAGATGAAACATGGACCAATTGCCCTCATTGACAATGGCATGCCCGTTGTTTTCGTGGCGCCCCGAAACAGTCAATACGACAAGGTGATTTCCAACATTGAAGAGGTTCGCTCACGAGGCGGGCATGTGATTGCTGTTGCAACCGAAGGCGATGAATCAATCCGCGATCACTGTGAAGATGTGTTCTATGTGCCGGCGGTACCTGAGCCACTTCAGCCAATGTTGACAGTCGTGCCATTACAGCTGTTGGCATATCATGCCGCAGTGCTTCGGGGCAAAGACGTTGATAAGCCGAGGAATCTCGCTAAAAGCGTGACCGTCGAATAA
- a CDS encoding S9 family peptidase, producing MSRWLIRLNSCIKRFANACFHDGRQPAFDHRGRVASAVVIGILCGITCGDQSPMVATDLMQLRSISEIDVAWDGSRAVFVVHSMEQVRPEDSDDQVELDWANQSHLFSLNLLEDDATPTQLTFGDRQDGKPRLNPRSGEVVFLRADENEEVQVWLLSLDGGEARQITSLAGGVSDPVWSPDGARLLVQAEVPLRDMETAPPWPDPRPGAVDAEPSVVPDSGGSIEQIRAWLDQNASDGNPVVFNRLRVLSEVGYAKPLSFKQLFLVDPGNPSQVTQLTKDPMSCRAAVFSKDGSSVVYSRVRSTKQHPDEEEDRALWRVEIETLVTKPVLSLEGWRFDQPRFSPDGKVLAYTGQQTDAPSFRQWQLGVASIEEDTVKNYYWLTDGSTLDRSVRHFQWIAGREAIVFNCASDGGYPLLLASFGLIKPAELIGPVNGLPRGVHSFAAGGGVIAYALTTWENPSSLWIRRGEQDVQVFDPNLWIKTRAVSKPVQSQVTLDTREIDYWVMPATSLGTSEDGKAKVPVALEIHGGPSAMWGPGERTMWFEFQLLCSYGYAVVYANPRGSGGYGEAFQRGNYQDWGDGPAQDVLASLDTALARNEWLDADRQVVTGGSYGGYLTAWIIAHTQRFKAAVAQRGVYDLRTFFGEGNAWKLLGYAFGGAPHDDRYAQTIEANSVVPIADQIYTPLLIMHGMNDMRTGVSQSLMLYRTLKSLGRPVEYVLYPDAAHDLSRSGHPYQRLDRLDRILEFFARFAAPNAPE from the coding sequence ATGAGCCGTTGGCTGATACGTCTCAATAGCTGCATCAAGCGGTTTGCAAATGCATGTTTTCATGATGGCAGGCAGCCGGCGTTCGACCATCGCGGTCGTGTTGCATCGGCAGTTGTCATTGGGATTTTGTGTGGGATTACCTGCGGCGATCAATCGCCAATGGTGGCCACCGATCTTATGCAGCTGCGCAGCATCTCTGAAATTGATGTCGCATGGGATGGTAGCCGTGCTGTTTTTGTTGTGCACTCGATGGAGCAGGTCCGGCCGGAAGATTCAGACGATCAAGTTGAGTTGGATTGGGCCAACCAGTCACATCTTTTTTCACTCAACCTGCTTGAAGATGACGCCACACCAACCCAGCTGACTTTTGGTGACCGCCAAGATGGAAAGCCACGGCTCAATCCGAGGTCTGGTGAAGTGGTCTTCCTTCGGGCGGATGAAAACGAAGAGGTCCAAGTCTGGCTTCTCTCACTGGATGGCGGTGAAGCCCGTCAGATCACCTCTTTGGCCGGTGGAGTGAGTGATCCTGTTTGGTCGCCTGACGGCGCCAGGCTGTTGGTCCAAGCTGAAGTGCCTCTGAGAGATATGGAGACGGCGCCACCTTGGCCAGATCCACGCCCAGGGGCAGTGGACGCTGAGCCGAGCGTCGTACCCGATTCTGGTGGTTCAATAGAGCAGATTCGGGCATGGCTTGATCAGAATGCCAGTGATGGAAACCCAGTCGTTTTTAACCGGCTGAGGGTTCTTTCTGAAGTTGGTTATGCCAAGCCACTTTCATTCAAGCAGCTGTTTCTTGTTGATCCGGGCAACCCGAGTCAAGTGACTCAATTAACAAAAGATCCTATGAGTTGTCGCGCTGCAGTGTTTTCCAAAGATGGAAGCAGCGTTGTCTATTCGAGGGTGCGTAGTACGAAGCAGCATCCAGACGAAGAAGAGGATCGAGCGCTATGGCGCGTTGAGATCGAGACGCTGGTCACCAAGCCGGTCTTGTCATTAGAGGGCTGGCGTTTTGACCAACCTCGATTTAGCCCGGATGGGAAGGTGCTGGCATATACCGGTCAACAAACGGATGCACCATCTTTCCGTCAATGGCAACTCGGTGTGGCATCAATTGAGGAAGACACGGTTAAGAATTACTACTGGCTGACGGACGGATCAACGCTTGATCGTTCGGTGCGGCATTTTCAGTGGATTGCTGGTCGAGAAGCAATTGTCTTTAACTGCGCTTCTGATGGTGGTTACCCACTACTGTTAGCGAGCTTTGGTCTCATCAAGCCCGCCGAGCTCATCGGTCCTGTGAACGGTTTGCCAAGAGGGGTACATAGTTTTGCTGCCGGTGGCGGTGTCATCGCTTATGCGCTGACGACCTGGGAGAATCCATCATCTTTGTGGATTCGTCGTGGTGAACAAGATGTACAGGTCTTCGATCCCAATCTATGGATTAAGACCCGTGCGGTATCGAAGCCAGTCCAGAGTCAGGTGACGCTAGATACGCGTGAAATTGATTACTGGGTGATGCCAGCAACGTCTTTGGGGACAAGCGAAGATGGAAAGGCCAAGGTGCCAGTCGCGCTGGAAATTCATGGTGGACCATCAGCAATGTGGGGTCCTGGTGAACGGACCATGTGGTTCGAGTTTCAACTACTTTGCAGCTACGGCTACGCAGTGGTGTATGCCAATCCCCGTGGAAGCGGCGGTTATGGCGAGGCTTTTCAAAGAGGTAACTATCAAGATTGGGGCGATGGTCCAGCTCAAGATGTTCTTGCAAGTTTAGATACGGCGCTCGCTAGAAATGAATGGCTTGATGCGGATCGGCAGGTCGTGACCGGAGGTAGTTACGGCGGCTATCTCACCGCATGGATTATTGCACATACGCAACGTTTCAAAGCTGCTGTGGCGCAACGAGGTGTGTATGACCTTAGAACCTTTTTTGGTGAAGGTAATGCATGGAAGTTGCTTGGCTATGCCTTTGGAGGAGCGCCTCACGATGATCGTTATGCACAGACGATTGAAGCAAATTCAGTCGTGCCTATCGCTGACCAGATTTATACGCCTTTGCTAATTATGCATGGCATGAACGATATGCGCACTGGCGTGTCTCAATCACTTATGCTCTATCGCACCCTGAAGTCCTTGGGCCGGCCAGTTGAGTATGTGCTCTACCCTGATGCAGCTCATGATCTTTCTCGAAGCGGTCATCCCTATCAACGTTTGGACCGCTTAGACAGAATACTGGAGTTTTTTGCACGGTTTGCGGCACCGAATGCTCCAGAATAA
- a CDS encoding replication-associated recombination protein A — MTQSSDLWTERRKLNCGKAAPLAARMQPRRLDEIIGQQHILGPGCLLVRMLNAGRLTSVIFHGPPGTGKTALANVVAGMAGGEFHSANAAMLGVKDLRQILRSSRERVEQGLHPSILFLDEIHRFSRSQQDVLLEDVEKGLIILIGATTENPGFSVNSALVSRSTVFSLTPLTESEVVLLLQRACEDERGFGALDLKIDRQALNHWARICDGDARRALTALEIAVLSQTAALDEEAVTHTRIEVDLACAEQSIQKKAMAWDVAGEEHYNAISALIKSMRASKEEDAISWLAVMLEAGEDPLFIARRLVIFASEDIGLSDSSALTVAVSAWMATERIGMPECQITLSQAVLHLSRAPKSREAAETIAEAIKNVQTERTPVVPAALADPRSVLGRQA, encoded by the coding sequence ATGACCCAATCGAGTGATCTCTGGACTGAGCGACGTAAGCTCAATTGTGGCAAAGCAGCGCCCCTCGCAGCCCGGATGCAACCCCGAAGATTAGATGAGATTATCGGGCAACAGCACATTCTTGGGCCCGGCTGTCTGCTGGTTCGCATGCTCAATGCTGGTCGCTTGACCAGTGTTATTTTCCATGGACCACCCGGTACAGGCAAGACAGCATTAGCCAATGTTGTTGCCGGGATGGCTGGCGGTGAATTTCATTCAGCCAATGCAGCGATGCTTGGTGTCAAAGACCTGCGGCAGATTCTGCGCTCGAGTCGAGAGAGAGTTGAGCAGGGCCTTCATCCATCCATACTCTTTCTTGATGAGATCCATCGCTTTAGCCGGTCGCAACAAGATGTCTTGCTTGAAGATGTTGAAAAGGGACTGATCATTCTGATTGGAGCAACCACTGAGAATCCCGGTTTCTCTGTGAATAGTGCGCTTGTAAGCCGCTCTACCGTTTTTTCATTAACGCCGCTTACGGAATCAGAAGTCGTATTACTGCTCCAGCGTGCCTGTGAAGACGAACGAGGTTTCGGTGCACTCGATCTGAAGATCGATCGCCAAGCACTTAATCACTGGGCTCGAATTTGTGATGGGGATGCTCGTCGTGCACTCACGGCGCTCGAAATTGCCGTGCTGAGCCAGACCGCAGCACTCGATGAGGAAGCAGTCACTCACACGCGAATAGAGGTTGATCTTGCGTGTGCTGAGCAATCGATTCAAAAGAAAGCAATGGCTTGGGATGTGGCAGGCGAAGAGCACTACAACGCCATCAGTGCCCTCATTAAATCGATGCGAGCCTCAAAGGAAGAAGATGCTATTTCTTGGCTAGCGGTCATGTTGGAGGCTGGAGAGGATCCGCTCTTCATCGCCAGGCGTTTGGTCATCTTTGCCAGTGAGGATATCGGACTTTCGGACTCAAGTGCCCTTACCGTGGCCGTATCGGCCTGGATGGCGACTGAACGTATTGGAATGCCGGAATGCCAGATCACACTGTCACAGGCGGTACTCCATCTCAGCCGAGCGCCAAAGTCCCGAGAAGCGGCTGAAACGATTGCGGAGGCAATAAAAAACGTTCAGACCGAGCGTACCCCTGTGGTGCCTGCCGCACTGGCCGATCCCCGTAGTGTTCTGGGCCGACAGGCATGA
- a CDS encoding 5-formyltetrahydrofolate cyclo-ligase, whose amino-acid sequence MNDQSDLKTQLRKRICQQLTELDSVQRHSLSIAACRRVAGLEIFSHALTVMFYMPISGEVDLTPLALSAFEQGKSVCVPRVDWNRHVMSPVEVNSFDDEDMETDERGIRTPVTGRPVPIREIDLVIVPGLAFDTHGRRLGRGGGFYDRFLSTLRGRTTTVGLVFDQQIAAIVPVDPHDVSVDLVVTDRRMSRRGRLIPC is encoded by the coding sequence ATGAACGACCAGAGTGATCTCAAAACACAATTACGAAAACGTATCTGTCAGCAGCTCACTGAATTGGACAGCGTGCAGCGACATAGCTTGTCCATTGCGGCTTGCCGTCGTGTTGCTGGATTAGAGATCTTCAGTCATGCCCTTACCGTCATGTTCTATATGCCGATCAGTGGGGAGGTCGATCTCACCCCGTTGGCGCTTTCGGCATTCGAGCAGGGCAAATCGGTTTGTGTGCCAAGAGTTGACTGGAATCGACATGTCATGTCGCCGGTCGAAGTGAACTCGTTTGATGACGAGGACATGGAGACCGATGAGCGAGGCATTCGCACGCCAGTCACTGGCCGTCCCGTCCCGATACGTGAAATCGACCTGGTCATTGTGCCAGGTCTTGCTTTTGATACCCACGGCAGACGTTTAGGTCGCGGGGGTGGATTTTATGACCGGTTCCTTTCCACACTGCGTGGTCGCACCACGACCGTCGGTTTGGTCTTTGACCAACAGATTGCAGCGATTGTTCCAGTGGATCCCCATGATGTCTCGGTCGACCTCGTCGTGACCGATCGACGCATGAGCCGGCGTGGACGTTTGATACCTTGCTGA
- a CDS encoding L,D-transpeptidase family protein gives MALPSQQSGPSRRSKHSYRHKNGRVSGQKWLLFVVALVIATAVIWITVGSQEPTSPANTSAPEVVAAAPSAPVTASAQAMNQPAEPVESVARPAEARMPEPGGADLTDRKVSSPAAQPTRLTILPPAGLNRVQPERESTSIAAPAQPVAVVAMSSPAPTAMMPPVLIAGSLPLITPGSVPAQMQEGLAALQAGQIVEARRLLTQVLRSGQVKPSKANELRELLSDINTRLVFSREIHPEDPFSLTYKVQPNDSLSRIRKKLAVQTDWRFIQRINGISAPNRIRIDQTLKIITGPFHGVVERSTFTMDVYLGEGSEQVYVCTLPVGLGEYNATPLGHFCVRPNSKLVNPEWINPRDGTRYKADDALNPIGEYWMGLEGTDEANRDMAGYGIHGTVEPESIGKNASMGCVRMYPEDVELVYQMFAEGISTLEITDARINATAAAE, from the coding sequence ATGGCCCTTCCAAGCCAGCAATCGGGACCAAGTCGCCGCAGTAAGCATTCCTACCGCCATAAGAACGGCCGCGTGAGCGGACAAAAGTGGCTGCTCTTTGTGGTGGCGCTTGTGATTGCAACAGCGGTCATATGGATAACGGTAGGGTCTCAAGAGCCGACATCTCCAGCAAACACCTCGGCCCCAGAGGTCGTGGCAGCAGCACCGTCGGCCCCAGTGACAGCTTCTGCACAGGCCATGAATCAGCCAGCCGAGCCGGTCGAGTCTGTGGCCAGGCCCGCAGAAGCAAGGATGCCTGAACCTGGTGGAGCCGATTTGACCGATCGCAAGGTGAGTAGTCCAGCGGCGCAGCCAACACGACTGACGATTCTTCCACCAGCTGGCCTTAATCGAGTTCAGCCCGAGAGAGAAAGTACGTCTATTGCAGCACCAGCGCAACCTGTTGCAGTGGTAGCGATGTCAAGCCCAGCGCCCACAGCGATGATGCCTCCAGTTCTCATTGCTGGAAGCCTACCGCTCATCACCCCTGGTTCAGTACCCGCTCAGATGCAAGAAGGCCTGGCTGCTTTACAGGCAGGCCAGATTGTGGAAGCAAGGCGACTTTTGACCCAGGTGCTTCGTTCAGGTCAGGTCAAACCTTCAAAGGCCAATGAGCTACGTGAGTTGCTAAGCGATATCAATACACGACTTGTTTTCAGTCGTGAAATTCATCCAGAAGATCCTTTTAGCCTGACCTATAAAGTACAGCCCAACGATTCGCTTTCGCGTATTCGCAAGAAGTTGGCAGTCCAAACTGACTGGCGTTTTATCCAGCGGATCAATGGTATTTCAGCACCAAATCGCATTCGTATTGATCAAACACTGAAGATCATCACTGGCCCGTTTCATGGCGTCGTCGAGCGATCAACTTTCACGATGGATGTTTATTTAGGTGAGGGTAGCGAACAAGTTTATGTCTGCACGTTGCCTGTTGGTTTAGGGGAATACAACGCAACACCACTTGGTCATTTTTGTGTCCGCCCCAATTCGAAGCTGGTGAATCCAGAGTGGATCAATCCGCGCGATGGCACGCGGTATAAGGCTGATGATGCATTGAATCCAATTGGTGAGTACTGGATGGGTCTTGAAGGCACTGATGAAGCCAACCGTGATATGGCGGGATATGGCATTCACGGTACGGTTGAGCCAGAGTCTATTGGTAAGAATGCATCAATGGGGTGCGTGCGAATGTACCCCGAAGATGTCGAGCTGGTTTACCAGATGTTTGCCGAGGGTATCAGTACGCTTGAGATCACCGATGCACGCATCAATGCCACCGCAGCCGCTGAATAG
- the trxA gene encoding thioredoxin encodes MASENTLAFTDDNFDAEVLSSDVPVLVDFWAEWCQPCKMLGPTIDEVAGDYKGRAKVGKLNTDESRQVAVKFGITAIPTVMIFSDGELKKTLVGMNSKDKYAEALDEFVSSPT; translated from the coding sequence ATGGCCAGCGAAAATACACTCGCTTTTACAGATGACAACTTTGACGCCGAAGTGCTCAGCAGTGATGTTCCAGTTCTTGTGGACTTCTGGGCTGAATGGTGTCAACCATGCAAGATGCTCGGTCCCACCATTGATGAGGTTGCCGGCGATTACAAGGGTCGCGCTAAAGTTGGCAAACTCAATACTGATGAAAGCCGGCAGGTCGCGGTTAAGTTTGGCATCACTGCAATACCGACCGTGATGATCTTCAGCGATGGTGAACTGAAGAAAACACTGGTTGGCATGAATAGCAAAGACAAGTATGCCGAAGCACTCGATGAGTTCGTTTCTTCTCCAACATGA